The Paramixta manurensis region AACCTTGCGGCCTAATAATTTACTCAGATAGTACATGGCCGCCACGGAAGCACCGTTCGGCACGCGCAGCATCTCATCAATCACGTCGGGAATAAAAGAGGGTTCCACCCGTGGGCGACCAATGCCTTCGATTTTACTGCCATTGACGCTGCGTAACGCGGCATCGCGCGTTTGCCAGTACTCCAGAAACACGGAGTTTTCCGGGTCGACCACCACCAGGCGCGTCGGATGCCCCTGATAACGCAGATAGCGGCCAATGGTTGCCGAGGTTCCACCTGTACCGGCGCTCATCACGATAGTCTCCGGTATAGGGAAAGGTTCATTCATCATCTGCCGAAAGATACTTTCAGCAATATTGTTATTGCCGCGCCAGTCTGTCGCGCGTTCGGCATAAGTGAACTGATCCATAAAGTGACCATTCAGGTCGCGCGCTAAGCGTTCTGACTCCGCGTAGATCTGGCAGGGATCGTCAACAAAATGACAGTGGCCGCCATAAAACGCGATCTGTTCAATTTTACGTTTCGCAGTGCTGGCCGGCATAACGGCAATAAACCGCAGGCCAAGTAAACCAGCAAAATAGGCTTCTGAAACCGCAGTGCTACCGGAGGAAGCCTCAATAATAGTGGTGTCTTGCTTAATCCAGCCGTTACACAGCCCGTAGAGAAACAGTGAACGCGCCAGGCGATGCTTCAGGCTACCGGTCGGGTGTGTACTCTCATCTTTCAGATAGAAGATAATGCCTGGCAGGCTCGGTAACGTAAGGCGGATCAGGTGTGTTTCCGCCGAGCGCTGAAAATCAGCATTAATTTCTTTTATTGCCTGTGTGACCCAAGAGCTGTTCATCATCATCTTATTCCGTTAATTCTTTGCGCACAGCGTAAAGCATTGGCAGGAAAAAAGGTTTGCTTTATTTCCTGTATAATCGGTAAAACAGAGAAAAAAATTCTCCAGGCAACCCATATGTTAGATAAAATTGACCGTAAATTACTGGCTTTACTGCAACAAGATTGTACCTTGTCGCTGCAAGCGTTGGCTGACGCGGTAAATTTGACCACTACACCTTGTTGGAAACGGCTGAAAAAGCTGGAGGAAGACGGCATTATCCGGGCTCGCGTAGCGTTGCTAGATAATGAAAAGCTGGGGTTGTCATTAACCGCCTTTATGCTGATTAAAACCCAACAACACAGTAGCCTTTGGTATCAGCAATTTGTTGAAGTGGTGCAGGGCATGCCAGAAGTAATGGCCTTTTATCGTATGGCTGGCGAGTACGACTATTTGCTGCGTGTGCAGGTGGCAGATATGAAACGTTATGATGCATTTTATAAACGGTTAGTGAACGGTGTTGCGGGGCTGATTGATGTCACATCGAGTTTCGCCATGGAAGAGATAAAATATACTACGGCATTGCCGGTTAACCCCTAGCTTGCCGGGAGGTGTTCTGGCGCCGCTCACCCAATAAGGAAGCGATCGTGTGCGATTATTTAGCCAATTAAGCTGGTACTTTTTACGAGAATGGCGTCGATACCTTGGCGCGGTTTTTCTGCTGATTGTGATTGCCATTTTACAACTGTTACCGCCGAAACTGGTCGGTATTATTATTGATGGCGTTACGCATCACAGCCTGTCCGTAGGGCGCATTATGGGCTGGATTGGCGTCATGCTGGCGGTTGCGGTGGTGGTGTACTTGCTGCGCTATGTTTGGCGTGTCCTGCTGTTTGGCGCCTCTTATCAACTGGCGGTAGAGCTACGTGAAGATTTTTATCGCCAGCTTAGCCGCCAGCATCCTGAATTTTATCTGCGTCACCGTACCGGTGATTTGATCGCCCGCGCTACTAACGATGTTGACCGCGTCGTGTTCGCCGCAGGCGAAGGCGTTCTTACGCTGGTTGACTCGTTAGTGATGGGGTGCGCGGTGCTAGTGGTAATGGCAACGCAAATCAGTTGGCAACTGACGCTGCTGGCATTGTTACCGATGCCGATCATGGCGTTAGTGATCAAGCGTTACGGCGATCGGCTTCATCAGCGTTTTAAACTGGCGCAGGCGGCCTTCTCTTCGCTGAACGATCGGGCGCAAGAGAGCCTGACCAGTATCCGCATGATCAAGTCCTTCGGGCTGGAGGATAACCAATCGCAACAGTTTGCGGCGATTGCCCGCGATGCCGGTGAGAAAAATATGCGCGTGGCGCGGGTTGACGCACGTTTTGATCCCACGATTTATATCGCGGTTGGAATGTCGAATTTTCTCGCCATTGCGGGCGGAAGTTGGCTGGTTTGGCAGGGTGACATGACGCTCGGTCAACTGACCAGTTTTGTGATGTACCTGGGTTTAATGATTTGGCCAATGCTGGCGCTGGCATGGATGTTCAATATTGTAGAGCGCGGGAGCGCTGCCTGGAGCCGTATTCGGGAGTTTTTAAAAGAGGCGCCAGCGGTTGAAGATGGCGAGAAATTGCTACCGGAAGGGCGCGGAGTTCTGCAGGTTGCCATCCGTGAGTTCCACTATCCGGGTAGCCAAATGCCCGCATTACGTAATATCAACCTTAACCTGAAGCCCGGGCAAATGTTAGGGCTGTGCGGGCCGACCGGCGCCGGCAAAAGCACGTTATTGAGCCTGATCCAACGCCACTTTGATATTCAGCAGGGCGATATTCGTTATCACGCGATTCCGCTTCCGCAGTTACGCATTGATAACTGGCGTAGTCGGCTGGCGGTGGTTAATCAAACGCCGTTCCTGTTTTCGGACAGCGTGGCGGCGAATATTGCGCTTGGGCGCCCCAATGCCACTCAACAAGAAATTGAGCAGGCGGCACGTTTAGCCAGCGTGCATGACGATATTTTACGTTTACCGCAAGGGTATGAAACCGAAGTGGGTGAGCGTGGCGTTATGCTCTCTGGCGGCCAAAAACAGCGGATTTCTATTGCTCGCGCGTTACTGCTAAATGCGGAAATTTTAATCCTTGATGATGCCTTATCGGCGGTTGATGGGCGTACTGAACATCAGATTTTGCATAACCTGCGTACATGGGGAGAAGGGCGGACCATCATTATCAGCGCGCATCGACTCTCGGCGCTAACCGAGGCCAGCGAAATCCTGGTTATGCAACACGGCGTGGTGGTACAGCGTGGGCGGCATGACACTCTGACGCGCGAGAGCGGTTGGTA contains the following coding sequences:
- a CDS encoding PLP-dependent cysteine synthase family protein, giving the protein MNSSWVTQAIKEINADFQRSAETHLIRLTLPSLPGIIFYLKDESTHPTGSLKHRLARSLFLYGLCNGWIKQDTTIIEASSGSTAVSEAYFAGLLGLRFIAVMPASTAKRKIEQIAFYGGHCHFVDDPCQIYAESERLARDLNGHFMDQFTYAERATDWRGNNNIAESIFRQMMNEPFPIPETIVMSAGTGGTSATIGRYLRYQGHPTRLVVVDPENSVFLEYWQTRDAALRSVNGSKIEGIGRPRVEPSFIPDVIDEMLRVPNGASVAAMYYLSKLLGRKVGASTGTNFWGALQVAKQMKQQGRQGAIVTLLCDSGERYPDTYYQPEWIAKQIGDISLWQRELEE
- a CDS encoding Lrp/AsnC family transcriptional regulator, whose translation is MLDKIDRKLLALLQQDCTLSLQALADAVNLTTTPCWKRLKKLEEDGIIRARVALLDNEKLGLSLTAFMLIKTQQHSSLWYQQFVEVVQGMPEVMAFYRMAGEYDYLLRVQVADMKRYDAFYKRLVNGVAGLIDVTSSFAMEEIKYTTALPVNP
- a CDS encoding SmdA family multidrug ABC transporter permease/ATP-binding protein, whose translation is MRLFSQLSWYFLREWRRYLGAVFLLIVIAILQLLPPKLVGIIIDGVTHHSLSVGRIMGWIGVMLAVAVVVYLLRYVWRVLLFGASYQLAVELREDFYRQLSRQHPEFYLRHRTGDLIARATNDVDRVVFAAGEGVLTLVDSLVMGCAVLVVMATQISWQLTLLALLPMPIMALVIKRYGDRLHQRFKLAQAAFSSLNDRAQESLTSIRMIKSFGLEDNQSQQFAAIARDAGEKNMRVARVDARFDPTIYIAVGMSNFLAIAGGSWLVWQGDMTLGQLTSFVMYLGLMIWPMLALAWMFNIVERGSAAWSRIREFLKEAPAVEDGEKLLPEGRGVLQVAIREFHYPGSQMPALRNINLNLKPGQMLGLCGPTGAGKSTLLSLIQRHFDIQQGDIRYHAIPLPQLRIDNWRSRLAVVNQTPFLFSDSVAANIALGRPNATQQEIEQAARLASVHDDILRLPQGYETEVGERGVMLSGGQKQRISIARALLLNAEILILDDALSAVDGRTEHQILHNLRTWGEGRTIIISAHRLSALTEASEILVMQHGVVVQRGRHDTLTRESGWYNEMYRYQQLEAALDEDEMEKGVPHG